The following coding sequences are from one Sulfitobacter sp. HNIBRBA3233 window:
- a CDS encoding orotidine 5-phosphate decarboxylase translates to MTQVQLDNVIYNAATQSFEALVSVRSNGGTRRYACAIDAPITMSFEQAAEGLRTQALRRHSSGRGLYSQMKRHAPSLRAGREKFDPRRWLSELFMPRSDAA, encoded by the coding sequence ATGACACAGGTACAACTGGACAACGTGATCTACAACGCAGCAACGCAATCCTTCGAAGCGCTGGTATCCGTCCGCTCGAACGGCGGCACACGCCGCTACGCTTGCGCCATTGACGCCCCGATCACCATGAGTTTCGAGCAGGCCGCCGAAGGCCTGCGAACGCAAGCACTGCGTCGCCACAGCAGCGGGCGCGGGCTCTACAGCCAAATGAAGCGCCACGCACCAAGCCTGCGCGCCGGACGCGAGAAGTTCGATCCGCGCCGCTGGCTTTCCGAACTCTTCATGCCGCGCAGCGACGCGGCCTGA